The proteins below are encoded in one region of Knoellia sp. S7-12:
- a CDS encoding DUF6270 domain-containing protein translates to MTASTSGKEPGEIRTFIYGSCVSRDTFEFLPEGYRLLTYVARQSAISANAPATGVLGRMKELPSAFQNRMVSGDVRGDLPTVLERHVADIDVLLIDLIDERGGVIPLGGGYVTKLSEMWGAGGREISAGVPLLAFGSDEHFRAWSGAFEIRVEQLERLGLKGKTVVLRTPWAKLAPDGTPIPIPEWMTDPDTANALYVRYFQRVEALGLAVIDLPDELARSPLDHRWGPSPFHYTEHAYQYLASRIAAFAAGGAGALEDPAAASDSTILDKVAFTDVPRRDASSWGEPQVFASLLDLTRAELRDGLVTLATPEAPVDLLIENNHASTTIVSLHAALGQKPMDLPIFTGRSVTEGLDVNRIFISDASLCLDPELKLAWYLGSSTLDLTQVLHDAIAAVQTQFGAHHLVFFGMSGGGFASLNLSHTFPGSLAVPVNAQTRVADYHPPAWQAFTAACFGTEGEDEALEVLANHPRADLRAVYAAGFANHVVYLQNSQDAHVTTQLSPWLEALPHRNGVHLLLQPWGRGHVPPSARELRTLMQAVAPVNGNWDALARRWGAAPGVGADPRLPLASG, encoded by the coding sequence ATGACGGCCAGCACTTCGGGCAAGGAGCCGGGCGAGATCCGCACCTTCATCTACGGCAGTTGCGTCTCGCGAGACACGTTCGAGTTCCTGCCAGAGGGATACCGGTTGCTCACCTATGTCGCAAGGCAGTCCGCGATCAGCGCGAACGCGCCTGCCACCGGGGTCTTGGGCCGGATGAAAGAGCTCCCGTCGGCCTTCCAGAACCGAATGGTCAGCGGCGACGTGCGCGGCGATCTGCCAACAGTGCTCGAACGCCACGTCGCCGATATCGATGTGTTGCTCATCGACCTCATCGACGAGCGAGGTGGTGTCATACCGCTTGGCGGCGGCTACGTGACCAAGTTGTCCGAGATGTGGGGCGCGGGCGGGCGCGAGATCTCCGCTGGCGTGCCGCTGCTGGCGTTCGGGAGCGACGAGCATTTCCGTGCGTGGAGTGGGGCTTTCGAGATCCGCGTCGAGCAACTGGAACGCCTGGGGCTCAAGGGCAAGACGGTGGTGCTGAGGACGCCGTGGGCCAAGCTGGCGCCTGACGGCACTCCGATCCCGATCCCCGAGTGGATGACTGATCCCGACACCGCGAATGCGCTCTACGTGCGCTACTTCCAGCGGGTCGAAGCCCTCGGCCTGGCCGTCATCGACCTGCCGGACGAACTGGCGAGGTCGCCGCTCGACCACCGCTGGGGCCCGAGCCCCTTCCACTACACCGAGCACGCGTACCAGTACCTCGCGAGCCGGATCGCGGCCTTCGCGGCGGGTGGTGCCGGCGCGCTCGAAGACCCGGCTGCGGCCTCCGACTCAACGATTCTCGACAAGGTCGCCTTCACTGACGTGCCCCGGCGTGACGCCAGCAGCTGGGGGGAGCCCCAGGTCTTCGCCTCGCTGCTGGATCTGACGAGGGCAGAGTTGCGGGACGGGCTCGTGACCCTGGCCACCCCTGAGGCGCCCGTGGACCTGCTGATCGAGAACAACCACGCCTCAACGACGATCGTGAGTTTGCACGCCGCCTTGGGCCAGAAGCCGATGGACCTGCCGATCTTCACCGGCCGTTCGGTCACCGAAGGCCTCGACGTCAATCGGATCTTCATCTCGGACGCGAGCCTCTGCCTCGACCCCGAGCTCAAGTTGGCGTGGTATCTCGGCAGCTCGACACTCGATCTCACGCAGGTGCTCCACGACGCCATTGCTGCGGTCCAGACTCAGTTCGGCGCGCATCACCTGGTTTTCTTCGGCATGTCCGGAGGCGGATTCGCGTCGCTCAACTTGTCGCACACCTTCCCGGGGTCGTTGGCGGTTCCGGTCAACGCCCAGACCCGGGTTGCCGACTACCACCCGCCGGCCTGGCAGGCCTTCACGGCTGCGTGCTTCGGCACGGAGGGCGAAGATGAGGCTCTCGAGGTCCTGGCCAACCACCCTCGGGCCGATCTGCGTGCGGTTTACGCCGCGGGTTTCGCGAATCACGTCGTTTACCTGCAGAACTCGCAGGATGCCCACGTGACGACCCAGCTCAGCCCCTGGCTCGAAGCACTCCCCCACCGCAACGGCGTGCACCTGCTCCTCCAGCCCTGGGGGCGGGGGCACGTGCCTCCGTCGGCTCGCGAACTCCGCACCCTCATGCAGGCCGTCGCGCCGGTGAACGGCAACTGGGACGCGCTGGCCCGACGTTGGGGCGCGGCGCCGGGCGTCGGAGCCGACCCACGTCTGCCCCTTGCGAGCGGCTGA
- a CDS encoding heparinase II/III family protein — protein sequence MTFSYSELAARSQAIGSHFSPLSTDHAEAAALLRGELTLKPHRLWRLPESPKWNENPFREVNWVAQLHMLRWLDPLRRRADAGDPSGVDLWVATVTSWIEANPPGRGRATYSWGDMVEAVRAMIMCFGLPMLTEHRPEALTVVLRSIEEHGRWLEDPKHVRKGNHALQQHQGLLVIGAVLEHEEWVDLAVERMTAMLKTSYDEEGINEEGAVQYHQINYSWWSLTKRRVELVRGAAPAEFRRIERAPLALAHATRPDGTYELIGDTEVFSLRGIPHPAVEFVASGGREGAPPPERVKTYASGYVFGRSGWGDDDRPFSEHTFYSLRFGPQNRIHGHVDGGSLTLFHRGAPVLVDGGKYAYDAVDPFRAHVLSRAAHNSVVVDGVEYDRTAEVTLTRSEIREGGEDFELLDRGYAGVEIRRRVLVLWDLEAIVVIDDVTAEDPVTAAQVWHLEPSAGHRKEGAVVLSAQATTKTWFAPVGEAPEVSVVKGRTDPWQGWTSYRWREKTPTRTVLMAKTGNRLRLQTLIDFSGADSAPEVTLHDNVAGTAAHVVSWTRPGQPVRSVAVGPGWFSRDSRGSSPDALVRLGTDSFGVGPP from the coding sequence TTGACCTTCTCCTACTCCGAGCTCGCCGCGCGCAGTCAGGCGATCGGATCCCACTTCTCGCCGCTCTCGACCGACCACGCCGAGGCCGCCGCCCTGTTGCGTGGTGAGCTGACCCTCAAGCCGCACAGGCTGTGGCGCCTCCCCGAGTCGCCGAAGTGGAACGAGAACCCGTTTCGTGAGGTCAACTGGGTGGCCCAGCTGCACATGCTGCGCTGGTTGGATCCGCTGCGCCGTCGCGCAGATGCAGGAGACCCGTCGGGGGTCGACCTGTGGGTCGCCACCGTCACCTCGTGGATCGAGGCCAACCCGCCAGGCCGCGGTCGCGCGACCTACTCCTGGGGTGACATGGTCGAGGCGGTCCGCGCCATGATCATGTGCTTCGGCCTGCCGATGCTCACCGAGCATCGGCCCGAGGCCCTCACGGTGGTGCTCAGGTCGATCGAGGAGCACGGCCGGTGGCTCGAGGACCCCAAACACGTCCGCAAGGGAAACCACGCGCTGCAACAGCACCAGGGCCTGCTCGTCATCGGCGCCGTCCTTGAGCACGAGGAGTGGGTCGACCTCGCCGTCGAGAGGATGACCGCGATGCTCAAAACCTCGTACGACGAGGAGGGCATCAACGAAGAAGGGGCCGTCCAGTACCACCAGATCAACTACAGCTGGTGGAGCCTGACCAAGCGACGCGTGGAGTTGGTGCGGGGAGCGGCGCCGGCCGAGTTCCGCAGGATCGAGCGCGCGCCACTGGCGTTGGCTCATGCGACCCGCCCCGACGGCACGTATGAACTGATCGGTGACACCGAGGTCTTCTCACTCCGGGGCATCCCCCATCCTGCCGTCGAGTTCGTCGCCTCCGGCGGCCGGGAAGGTGCTCCTCCGCCGGAACGCGTCAAGACGTACGCGTCCGGCTACGTCTTCGGACGCAGCGGCTGGGGCGACGACGATCGGCCCTTTTCCGAGCACACCTTCTACTCGCTGAGGTTCGGGCCCCAGAACCGGATTCACGGCCACGTGGACGGGGGTTCGCTGACGTTGTTCCACCGCGGCGCGCCGGTGCTTGTCGATGGCGGCAAGTACGCCTACGACGCCGTCGACCCGTTCCGCGCCCATGTGCTCTCGCGGGCGGCTCACAACTCCGTGGTGGTCGACGGCGTCGAATACGACCGCACGGCCGAGGTCACCTTGACCCGGAGTGAGATCCGGGAGGGCGGCGAGGACTTCGAGCTGCTCGACCGTGGCTACGCCGGTGTGGAGATCCGCCGACGTGTCCTCGTCCTGTGGGACCTGGAGGCCATCGTCGTCATCGACGACGTCACCGCGGAGGATCCGGTCACGGCCGCGCAAGTGTGGCACCTGGAGCCGTCTGCGGGTCACCGCAAGGAGGGTGCGGTGGTGCTTTCTGCCCAGGCGACGACGAAGACCTGGTTCGCGCCCGTGGGTGAGGCCCCTGAGGTCTCCGTCGTCAAGGGAAGAACCGACCCGTGGCAGGGCTGGACCTCGTACCGGTGGCGTGAGAAGACCCCCACGCGAACGGTGCTGATGGCCAAAACCGGAAATCGACTGCGCCTACAGACCCTCATCGACTTCTCCGGAGCGGACTCTGCACCGGAGGTGACACTGCACGACAACGTAGCCGGCACGGCTGCCCACGTCGTGTCGTGGACACGGCCGGGACAGCCGGTGCGGAGCGTGGCGGTGGGACCCGGGTGGTTCTCGAGGGACAGTCGCGGCTCGTCTCCCGACGCCCTGGTCAGGCTGGGCACCGACAGCTTCGGCGTCGGCCCTCCCTGA
- a CDS encoding DUF6270 domain-containing protein, with product MATPLRLGILGSCVSRDMAELHRECTVAFYVARQSLISAASPPTEVPETVDLPSAFQRRMVVADLRSEALDLLEDHAPDLDVLVIDLVDERLGVVPLAEGAFATDSQELKESGVKDLLRPVSDDVELGTPEHFRRWKDAARAVLARLEAAGLRDRSVVLRVPFASRTRDGVSVPPYMQRSAAEWDDAFRPYYAFLRELGLPVVELPPELALGDADHRWGLSPYHFVPEAYAWLLAELRRVVGLDEPSEDGDWVDQQYIRVPLSLPVAGIRNPATAGTVRLPLHLRADVTRWRLRVTNLDERTGRLAPGRVEISGMWVGRASSPGAFDAAPSRRMGRRRLPGGKRGLVTPWFDDPIGDGDWMVSLGWSADPGRRTVVTLADAYRGPDPSTADRPEATGLTASRYVPLSWAVEVETCDAVPVVVAWGDERCLSAATAAELGDSALSRLAREMRAVPVHSVFPGTGLALWADYQSQWEHFAVATPATEVFHVMGMRDVIAGASLERLRELFTDTLPRLENSFGPHVNAVLLDTPPPSPAGLSEVVTAYNDWLLTTFAGPVYRLQDDAFTKVRDALVAEDPITSGTPLSRGSTS from the coding sequence ATGGCCACTCCCCTGCGACTCGGCATCCTCGGGAGTTGCGTCAGCCGTGACATGGCCGAGCTGCACCGGGAGTGCACGGTGGCTTTCTATGTGGCCCGGCAGTCGCTGATCAGTGCCGCTTCCCCGCCGACCGAGGTTCCCGAGACTGTCGACCTGCCCTCGGCGTTCCAGCGCCGGATGGTCGTGGCCGACCTCAGGTCCGAGGCACTCGACCTGCTGGAGGACCACGCCCCGGATCTCGACGTCCTTGTCATCGACCTCGTCGACGAGCGCCTCGGCGTCGTGCCCCTGGCGGAGGGTGCGTTCGCCACCGATTCGCAGGAGCTCAAGGAGTCCGGGGTCAAGGACCTGCTGCGCCCGGTGTCCGACGATGTGGAGCTCGGCACGCCAGAGCACTTCCGCCGCTGGAAGGACGCCGCCCGAGCCGTGCTCGCCCGGCTGGAGGCGGCAGGGCTGCGCGACCGCTCGGTGGTCCTGCGCGTTCCGTTCGCGAGCCGGACCCGTGACGGCGTCAGTGTGCCGCCCTACATGCAGCGCAGCGCTGCGGAGTGGGACGACGCCTTTCGTCCTTACTACGCCTTCCTCCGGGAACTCGGACTGCCTGTGGTCGAGCTCCCGCCGGAGCTTGCCCTCGGTGACGCGGACCACCGATGGGGTCTCTCGCCATACCACTTCGTCCCCGAGGCGTACGCCTGGTTGCTCGCCGAACTGCGCCGGGTGGTCGGTCTCGATGAGCCCTCCGAGGACGGGGACTGGGTCGACCAGCAGTACATCCGCGTGCCTCTCAGCCTGCCGGTGGCGGGCATCCGCAACCCGGCGACCGCTGGCACCGTCCGTCTCCCGCTGCACCTCCGCGCTGACGTCACCCGCTGGCGCCTCCGGGTCACGAACCTCGACGAGCGAACCGGGCGTCTGGCTCCGGGCAGGGTCGAGATTTCGGGGATGTGGGTGGGCCGTGCGAGCTCGCCGGGTGCGTTCGACGCTGCACCGAGCCGCCGCATGGGCAGACGACGATTGCCGGGGGGGAAACGAGGCCTCGTGACCCCATGGTTCGACGACCCGATCGGAGACGGCGATTGGATGGTGTCCCTGGGGTGGAGTGCTGATCCGGGCCGACGGACAGTCGTCACGCTCGCGGACGCCTACCGCGGCCCCGACCCTTCGACGGCGGACCGTCCCGAAGCTACGGGCCTCACTGCCTCGCGCTATGTGCCGCTGTCGTGGGCGGTCGAGGTCGAGACGTGCGACGCCGTTCCCGTCGTCGTCGCCTGGGGTGACGAGCGATGCCTATCCGCCGCGACCGCAGCAGAGCTGGGTGACTCAGCGCTCAGTCGGCTGGCGCGTGAAATGCGTGCCGTTCCGGTGCATTCCGTGTTCCCCGGCACGGGTCTGGCCCTCTGGGCGGACTACCAGAGCCAGTGGGAGCACTTCGCCGTAGCCACCCCGGCGACGGAAGTCTTCCACGTGATGGGCATGCGGGACGTCATCGCCGGCGCGTCTCTCGAGCGGCTCCGGGAGCTCTTCACCGACACCCTGCCGAGGCTCGAGAACAGCTTCGGGCCGCACGTCAATGCTGTCCTGCTCGACACCCCGCCCCCCTCGCCGGCCGGGTTGTCGGAGGTCGTGACGGCCTACAACGACTGGCTGTTGACCACCTTCGCCGGTCCCGTGTACCGGCTTCAGGACGACGCCTTCACCAAGGTCAGGGACGCCCTCGTCGCTGAAGACCCGATCACGTCCGGCACCCCGCTTTCGAGAGGCTCGACGTCTTGA
- the wecB gene encoding UDP-N-acetylglucosamine 2-epimerase (non-hydrolyzing), giving the protein MTRRIMTIYGTRPEAIKVAPVIRAIEAHPDLESVTVVTGQHREMLDQVNEIFGIVPDHDLDVFAHGQTLNGLMAKVFDRLDPVLESVAPDAVVVQGDTSTVAAASIAAFYRRIPVIHVEAGLRSGDINSPFPEEANRKITSQIAALHLAPTSTSFDNLVREAIDPSTIAVTGNTVIDALLHTVEQDIPFADERLLAAERAGQPIILVTTHRRENWGGAMEGVGRALKRLATTYPDHLLVLPVHRNPIVREAVLPHIEGLSNVLVTEPLAYGEFTRLMKSATIVLTDSGGVQEEAPSLGKPVLVMRENTERPEAVDAGTVKLIGTEEERIVTEVSRLIDDPTAYTEMSNAVNPYGDGEAAGRSVAAIAHLFGLGERLPDFAPK; this is encoded by the coding sequence ATGACCCGACGCATCATGACCATCTATGGCACTCGACCCGAGGCCATCAAGGTGGCACCGGTCATCCGGGCCATCGAGGCACATCCGGACCTCGAGTCGGTCACCGTCGTCACGGGTCAGCACCGCGAGATGCTCGACCAGGTCAACGAGATCTTCGGCATCGTGCCTGACCACGACCTCGATGTCTTCGCCCACGGCCAGACCCTCAACGGGCTCATGGCCAAGGTCTTCGACCGGCTTGACCCGGTGCTCGAGTCGGTCGCGCCCGATGCGGTCGTCGTGCAGGGGGACACCTCGACCGTTGCCGCCGCATCCATCGCGGCCTTCTATCGGCGCATCCCGGTGATCCATGTCGAGGCCGGCCTGCGCAGCGGTGACATCAACTCGCCGTTCCCCGAGGAGGCCAACCGCAAGATCACGAGTCAGATTGCGGCGCTGCACCTCGCGCCAACCTCGACGTCGTTCGACAACCTCGTCCGCGAGGCCATCGACCCATCGACCATCGCGGTCACGGGCAACACCGTCATCGACGCCCTGCTGCACACGGTCGAGCAGGACATCCCCTTCGCTGATGAGCGTTTGCTTGCGGCCGAGCGTGCGGGTCAGCCGATCATCCTCGTGACGACTCACCGTCGCGAGAACTGGGGCGGCGCGATGGAGGGTGTCGGCCGTGCACTCAAGCGACTCGCCACGACCTACCCCGACCACCTGCTCGTGCTGCCGGTCCACCGCAACCCGATCGTGCGTGAAGCAGTGCTGCCACACATCGAAGGACTGTCCAACGTGCTGGTGACCGAGCCCTTGGCCTATGGCGAGTTCACCCGGCTCATGAAGTCCGCGACGATCGTCCTCACCGACTCGGGCGGGGTGCAGGAGGAGGCGCCTTCGCTCGGCAAGCCAGTCCTCGTCATGCGCGAGAACACCGAGCGGCCCGAGGCAGTGGACGCCGGGACGGTCAAGCTCATCGGCACCGAAGAGGAGCGCATCGTCACCGAGGTCTCTCGACTCATCGACGACCCCACGGCATACACGGAGATGTCGAACGCCGTGAATCCCTACGGCGATGGAGAGGCGGCAGGTCGCTCAGTGGCAGCCATTGCTCACCTCTTTGGGCTCGGCGAACGACTCCCTGACTTCGCCCCCAAGTAG